One window of Gloeothece citriformis PCC 7424 genomic DNA carries:
- the petA gene encoding cytochrome f has translation MRTPHCAAIWQTGKQTIIKAVVLAIATVSLFLITDLVIPASAAAYPFWAQETAPETPREATGRIVCANCHLAQKPAEVEIPQSVLPDSVFEAVVKIPYDHNVQQVLGDGSTGGLNVGAVLMLPEGFKIAPPERIPEELQEKIGGVYFQPYKEGQDNVVIVGPLPGDQYEEIVFPVLSPDPAKDKNIHFGKYSVHLGANRGRGQVYPTGQSSNNNVFKASEAGTITQITKLEDGGYEVTLSGEKGEIVETIPPGPQLIVSEGQEVAAGEALTDNPNVGGFGQKDTEVVLQSPTRIKWLMVFLGSLMLAQILLVIKKKQVERVQAAEMNF, from the coding sequence ATGAGAACACCTCATTGTGCAGCAATTTGGCAAACAGGAAAGCAAACGATAATTAAAGCCGTTGTGCTGGCGATCGCCACAGTTTCCCTGTTTTTAATCACGGATTTAGTCATTCCCGCTTCTGCGGCAGCCTATCCTTTTTGGGCCCAAGAAACCGCGCCAGAAACGCCTAGAGAAGCGACTGGGCGCATTGTTTGTGCTAACTGTCACCTAGCCCAAAAACCGGCAGAAGTTGAAATTCCTCAATCGGTCTTACCCGATAGCGTTTTTGAAGCAGTGGTTAAAATCCCTTATGACCATAACGTTCAACAAGTCTTAGGGGATGGTTCAACCGGTGGGTTAAACGTTGGCGCTGTGCTGATGTTACCCGAAGGCTTCAAAATTGCTCCTCCTGAAAGAATTCCTGAAGAATTACAGGAAAAAATCGGCGGAGTTTATTTTCAACCCTATAAAGAAGGTCAAGATAACGTTGTTATTGTTGGCCCTTTACCGGGCGATCAATACGAAGAGATTGTTTTCCCCGTTCTTTCTCCCGATCCAGCTAAGGATAAAAACATTCATTTTGGTAAATATTCCGTTCATTTAGGTGCTAACCGGGGACGGGGTCAAGTTTACCCAACGGGACAATCTAGCAATAATAACGTTTTTAAAGCGTCTGAGGCGGGAACAATCACCCAAATTACTAAATTAGAAGATGGGGGCTATGAAGTCACCCTTTCTGGTGAAAAAGGAGAAATCGTCGAAACTATTCCTCCTGGGCCTCAATTAATTGTCTCTGAAGGGCAAGAGGTAGCCGCAGGGGAAGCCCTTACCGATAATCCTAATGTGGGAGGATTTGGGCAAAAAGACACAGAAGTTGTGTTACAAAGCCCCACCCGCATTAAATGGTTAATGGTATTCTTAGGAAGTCTCATGTTGGCTCAAATTCTCTTAGTCATTAAGAAGAAACAAGTCGAAAGAGTCCAAGCAGCAGAAATGAATTTTTAA
- a CDS encoding TetR/AcrR family transcriptional regulator — MSREKAISQIIPVFQRYGYEGATLSRLSQATGLGRSSLYHHFRGGKEEMAIAVLEYVAQWFEEMILSALRTCDEPLERLRIMCQNLDKFYHHGRESCLLNVITFGEGNDLFHQQVQQMLLIWIDQLAQVLIEGGIKPEEAKNRAQEAIILIQGALVLARGLDNTSPFERIIESLPERLLN, encoded by the coding sequence ATGTCTAGAGAAAAAGCAATTAGTCAAATAATCCCCGTTTTTCAGCGTTATGGATATGAAGGAGCGACCTTATCTCGGTTATCACAAGCGACAGGGTTAGGGCGATCGAGTCTTTATCATCACTTTCGGGGAGGGAAAGAAGAAATGGCGATCGCTGTATTAGAGTATGTTGCTCAGTGGTTTGAGGAGATGATCCTATCTGCTTTACGGACTTGTGATGAACCCCTGGAACGGTTGAGAATAATGTGTCAAAATTTGGATAAATTTTATCATCATGGGCGAGAAAGCTGTTTACTGAATGTGATTACTTTTGGGGAGGGAAATGATTTATTTCATCAACAGGTTCAGCAAATGCTCCTAATTTGGATTGATCAATTGGCACAAGTGTTAATAGAAGGAGGAATTAAACCCGAAGAGGCTAAAAATAGGGCACAAGAGGCAATTATATTAATTCAAGGGGCGTTAGTATTAGCTAGGGGACTAGATAATACAAGTCCTTTTGAGAGAATAATAGAGTCGCTACCAGAGCGATTATTAAATTAA
- a CDS encoding glutathione S-transferase family protein yields MIKLYGHELSGNSYKVQLLLSLLKIDHDYIRVDLMAGEHKQIEFLKLNPFGQVPVLVDGDLILQDAQAILVYLARRYGNEKWLPNDAESLAQVIRWLSTTTGEIRQGVEAARLFHLFKAKSVNIEVATQKSMFILTQIEAHLQGREWLALDYPTIADVAAFPYIALAPDGKISLDNYPNIGAWIIRIKNLPGFVGMVGIEVPDAAIV; encoded by the coding sequence ATGATTAAACTATACGGACACGAACTCTCTGGAAATAGTTATAAAGTGCAATTGCTCCTATCTTTATTGAAAATTGACCATGACTATATCCGAGTTGATTTAATGGCAGGAGAACACAAACAGATTGAATTTCTCAAACTTAATCCTTTTGGACAAGTTCCTGTGTTGGTCGATGGTGATCTAATATTACAAGATGCTCAAGCTATTTTAGTCTATTTAGCCCGTCGCTACGGCAATGAAAAATGGCTACCAAATGATGCTGAATCTCTCGCTCAAGTTATTCGCTGGCTCTCTACTACAACTGGGGAAATTCGTCAAGGTGTCGAGGCGGCGAGATTGTTTCATTTATTTAAGGCCAAAAGCGTCAATATTGAGGTAGCTACTCAAAAATCTATGTTTATTCTGACCCAAATTGAGGCACATTTGCAAGGGCGAGAATGGTTAGCGTTAGATTATCCGACTATTGCGGATGTGGCGGCATTTCCTTACATTGCTTTAGCTCCTGATGGTAAGATTTCTTTAGATAATTATCCTAATATTGGAGCTTGGATTATACGCATTAAAAACCTTCCTGGTTTTGTGGGAATGGTAGGGATTGAAGTTCCTGATGCTGCGATCGTTTAA
- a CDS encoding IS4 family transposase — protein sequence MTVKKSENACWSKCNFGDKRLTQRALYIGDCLRLKYGQALSTVFKNAGDLKRTYEFLANPKTSFEKVVEPSHYQTAKETKNLPLILSIGDTTFLDYKNIKLKREDYGPIGNGGNGLILHTSLAVAPDSGQPLGLLWEKVWKRTQKIKSGKKVNRAKVFEKKESYKWVEAIQKVSSIFQEVSEVEQPKVIHIFDREGDIAEVFAEVQRAEKCGFLVRAAHNRSLNEEENYLWKYVQNQPVSFEREISLTNNHKRKKRIAHLEVRFCQVKLRSPQRLKETNGFKIYAVYAKEINPLDGEEPINWMLLTTEVIESPESANTLLRWYTYRWLIEEYHKILKSGCQVESYRLGGNSLDLLQKYFVL from the coding sequence ATGACTGTAAAAAAATCTGAAAATGCCTGTTGGTCAAAGTGTAATTTTGGCGATAAAAGGCTGACACAAAGAGCTTTATACATTGGGGACTGTTTACGTTTAAAATATGGTCAAGCTCTTTCAACAGTCTTTAAAAATGCCGGTGATCTTAAAAGAACCTACGAATTTTTAGCCAATCCGAAAACATCTTTTGAAAAAGTTGTGGAACCATCTCATTATCAAACCGCTAAAGAAACGAAAAATTTACCCCTAATATTGTCTATTGGAGATACAACATTTCTCGATTATAAAAACATCAAACTTAAACGAGAAGATTATGGACCTATTGGGAATGGAGGAAATGGGTTAATTCTACATACAAGTTTAGCTGTTGCTCCAGATTCGGGGCAGCCATTAGGCTTATTATGGGAAAAAGTTTGGAAAAGAACTCAGAAAATTAAGAGCGGAAAAAAGGTTAATCGAGCTAAAGTATTTGAAAAAAAAGAATCTTATAAATGGGTAGAAGCTATCCAAAAAGTTTCGAGTATTTTTCAAGAAGTATCGGAAGTTGAACAACCCAAAGTCATTCATATATTTGACAGAGAAGGCGATATTGCCGAGGTTTTTGCCGAGGTGCAAAGAGCCGAAAAATGTGGTTTTTTAGTCAGAGCGGCTCATAATCGAAGTCTTAATGAGGAAGAAAATTATTTGTGGAAGTATGTACAAAACCAACCCGTTTCATTTGAACGAGAAATTTCCTTAACTAACAATCATAAAAGAAAGAAAAGAATTGCTCACTTAGAAGTAAGATTTTGTCAGGTAAAACTCCGTTCTCCACAAAGACTAAAAGAAACTAATGGTTTTAAGATTTATGCAGTTTATGCTAAAGAAATTAATCCTCTCGATGGAGAAGAACCCATAAATTGGATGTTACTAACAACTGAAGTTATTGAAAGCCCTGAGTCGGCTAATACGCTTTTACGTTGGTATACCTATCGATGGTTGATTGAGGAATATCATAAAATTCTTAAGTCAGGATGTCAAGTAGAAAGTTATCGATTAGGTGGCAACAGTCTAGACCTCTTGCAAAAATATTTTGTGCTATAA
- a CDS encoding glucose 1-dehydrogenase, with amino-acid sequence MKGLKGKNVLVTGASSGIGQAIAIRFAQEGCNIAINYRKSAEKAKETEVIAMQKACGELEKCGIKTVLIEGDVSQEQEIITMVNQVVEKFGSLDILINNAGIQIEKASHEVAGEEFDRVLAVNLRGAYFCAREAINHFLLNGGGVIINISSVHEIIPRPCYISYSISKGGMKNLTKTLALEYADRNIRVNAIAPGATITPINEAWVNDAEKRILVESHIPMNRAGTTEEMAAAAAFLASEEASYITGQTLFIDGGLTLYADFRETWSA; translated from the coding sequence ATGAAAGGATTAAAAGGGAAAAATGTGCTGGTTACTGGAGCCAGTTCGGGCATTGGGCAAGCAATAGCAATTCGTTTTGCTCAGGAAGGATGTAATATCGCTATTAACTATCGCAAAAGCGCAGAAAAAGCTAAAGAGACTGAAGTTATAGCCATGCAAAAAGCTTGTGGAGAGCTAGAAAAATGTGGAATAAAAACGGTTCTGATAGAAGGAGATGTATCTCAAGAACAAGAAATTATTACTATGGTTAATCAAGTTGTCGAAAAATTTGGCAGTCTCGATATTTTGATTAATAATGCTGGCATTCAAATAGAAAAAGCATCTCATGAAGTGGCCGGAGAAGAATTTGATCGGGTGCTGGCTGTCAATTTACGAGGTGCTTATTTTTGCGCTCGTGAAGCTATTAATCATTTTTTATTAAATGGCGGAGGTGTAATTATTAACATTTCTAGTGTTCATGAAATTATTCCCCGTCCCTGCTATATTAGCTATTCTATTAGTAAAGGTGGTATGAAAAATTTAACGAAAACACTGGCATTAGAATATGCTGACCGCAATATTCGGGTTAATGCGATCGCACCTGGAGCCACTATTACCCCGATTAATGAAGCTTGGGTTAATGACGCTGAAAAAAGAATTTTAGTAGAAAGTCATATTCCCATGAATCGAGCAGGAACAACTGAAGAAATGGCCGCTGCTGCAGCTTTTTTGGCATCAGAAGAAGCATCTTATATTACGGGTCAAACCCTATTTATTGATGGTGGGCTTACACTTTATGCTGATTTTCGTGAAACTTGGTCTGCCTGA
- a CDS encoding pyridoxamine 5'-phosphate oxidase family protein, giving the protein MARNFTKIAFTDGVKEIQERYGSREIYDNFAKRGVSEDVLNNKEIEFIAARDSFYMGTVGSNGWPYIQFRGGAKGFLKVLDQKTLAFVDFKGNQQYLSVGNLLDNDKVFLFLMDYAHRRRLKIWGHAQVIDNDSQLLQQLADPEYEAELGRVFIIQVEAFDWNCPQHIPVRYSEAEVAQIIAPLEERIRELESQLEIIDN; this is encoded by the coding sequence ATGGCGAGAAATTTTACTAAGATTGCTTTTACTGATGGGGTGAAGGAAATTCAAGAGCGTTATGGTTCGCGGGAAATTTATGATAATTTTGCTAAACGAGGAGTATCTGAGGATGTTTTAAATAATAAAGAAATTGAATTTATTGCAGCACGGGATAGCTTTTATATGGGGACAGTGGGTAGTAATGGGTGGCCTTATATTCAATTTCGAGGAGGGGCTAAAGGTTTTTTAAAAGTGCTTGACCAAAAAACTTTGGCTTTTGTGGATTTTAAGGGCAATCAACAATATTTAAGTGTCGGAAATTTATTAGATAATGATAAAGTTTTCCTCTTTTTAATGGATTATGCTCATCGACGACGATTAAAAATTTGGGGACACGCTCAAGTGATTGATAATGATTCCCAATTACTTCAACAATTAGCTGATCCTGAATATGAGGCAGAATTAGGACGAGTTTTTATCATTCAAGTTGAAGCCTTTGACTGGAATTGTCCCCAACATATTCCTGTCCGTTATTCCGAGGCAGAAGTCGCCCAAATTATTGCTCCTCTTGAAGAACGTATTCGAGAATTAGAAAGCCAATTAGAGATAATTGATAATTAA
- a CDS encoding transcriptional repressor, with protein sequence MPPYTAASLKAELNARGWRLTPQREKILHIFQNLPRGNHLSAEELHELLEHRGEAISLSTIYRSVKLMSRMGILRELELAEGHKHYELHQPYPHHHHHLVCIQCNKTIEFKNDSILKQSLKQCEKEGFQLIDCQLTVMTICPEAIRMGWPSALPTNWSCTRAISDNHSLESLEEWEE encoded by the coding sequence ATGCCTCCTTATACAGCCGCTTCCCTAAAAGCTGAACTTAATGCCAGAGGTTGGCGTTTAACCCCACAACGGGAGAAAATTTTGCATATTTTTCAAAATCTTCCCAGGGGGAATCATTTAAGTGCAGAGGAACTCCACGAATTATTAGAACACCGAGGCGAAGCCATTAGTTTATCAACAATATATCGCAGTGTTAAATTAATGTCCCGCATGGGAATTCTACGAGAATTAGAACTGGCTGAAGGTCACAAACATTATGAACTTCATCAGCCTTATCCCCATCATCATCATCATTTAGTTTGTATTCAGTGTAATAAAACCATTGAATTCAAAAATGACTCAATTTTAAAACAGAGTCTTAAACAGTGTGAAAAAGAAGGATTTCAGTTAATTGATTGTCAATTAACCGTGATGACGATTTGTCCGGAAGCAATTCGCATGGGATGGCCTTCTGCTTTGCCGACTAATTGGTCTTGTACTCGCGCTATTTCAGATAATCATTCTCTAGAAAGTTTGGAAGAGTGGGAAGAGTGA
- a CDS encoding tetratricopeptide repeat protein translates to MQGLFRRIWQWIKTFFGQLFGSQSTGISSSMSRSKRRDAQESVPPLTDTEHEFLFMQLMEGIGHGWHEGRIVKFFNNLGERGKQKPWIAWLERFGEKVLSSAASNQLLAARMLRLGELAQTVPKLQKVGETSYRIGRELYNKNLTNTVWEYDGPDIPDTETPVNPSTSPEPVSTTDGSEIAIPQNLEGETLTIDELLDRLQEDSNLAQVLSQQLGLQTTDPQEIVKVLISQFQQVQKPPTPTVDEWFQRGLDYADIANWEEAIACWDEALELDPDLSHTWHNRGMALAHLGRLDEALADMDQAIKLDPEDYELWNSRASILFSLQRWEDCLVCWDKVLQLQESYYLAWYNRGFTLEHLGRVPEAIASYHKALDIEPNFELAKMKLQELEKS, encoded by the coding sequence ATGCAGGGACTATTCAGGCGGATTTGGCAGTGGATTAAAACCTTCTTCGGGCAACTGTTTGGCTCACAGTCAACAGGAATATCTTCATCTATGTCTCGTTCCAAAAGAAGAGACGCTCAAGAGTCTGTACCCCCACTGACGGATACTGAGCATGAATTTCTGTTTATGCAGCTAATGGAAGGCATCGGCCACGGATGGCATGAGGGACGAATTGTCAAATTTTTTAACAATCTTGGGGAACGAGGCAAACAAAAACCCTGGATCGCTTGGTTAGAAAGGTTTGGAGAAAAAGTCTTGTCTTCGGCAGCCTCAAATCAATTACTAGCCGCTCGAATGCTTCGCCTCGGAGAATTAGCCCAAACCGTCCCTAAACTGCAAAAAGTGGGAGAGACTTCTTATCGCATCGGCAGAGAACTGTATAATAAAAACCTCACTAATACCGTCTGGGAATACGATGGGCCCGATATACCGGATACAGAAACTCCTGTAAATCCTTCGACTTCGCCGGAACCGGTGTCAACCACAGATGGATCGGAAATTGCTATCCCTCAAAATCTCGAAGGGGAAACTTTAACCATTGATGAATTATTAGATCGTTTACAGGAAGATTCTAATCTGGCTCAAGTGCTGTCTCAACAGTTAGGATTACAAACTACTGATCCTCAAGAAATTGTTAAAGTCTTAATCAGTCAATTTCAACAAGTCCAAAAACCCCCTACCCCAACCGTAGACGAATGGTTTCAAAGAGGTCTTGATTATGCCGATATCGCTAACTGGGAAGAGGCGATCGCCTGTTGGGATGAAGCTCTAGAATTAGATCCGGATTTGTCTCACACTTGGCATAATCGAGGGATGGCTTTAGCTCATTTAGGTAGATTAGACGAAGCTTTAGCGGATATGGATCAGGCGATTAAACTCGATCCGGAAGATTATGAACTCTGGAATTCTCGCGCCAGTATTTTATTTAGTCTCCAACGGTGGGAAGATTGTCTGGTTTGTTGGGATAAGGTGCTTCAGTTACAGGAAAGTTATTATCTGGCTTGGTATAATCGGGGTTTTACTCTGGAACATCTCGGACGGGTTCCGGAGGCGATCGCTAGTTATCATAAGGCTTTAGATATTGAGCCGAATTTTGAGTTGGCTAAAATGAAGTTACAGGAGCTTGAAAAAAGTTAA
- a CDS encoding SufE family protein, producing MSSNPSSLPPNLERIVQKFKSRSDPKKRYEQLLWYAKKLEPMPEEGKTPENKVHGCVSQVYITADLKEGKVWYQGDSDAQLVKGLVAFLVEGLNGLTPQEIIDITPDFIEETGLKMSLTPSRANGFYNIFQMMKKKALGFQLGMSA from the coding sequence ATGTCGTCTAACCCTTCATCTCTACCCCCTAACCTCGAGCGCATTGTTCAAAAGTTTAAGAGCCGTTCAGACCCGAAAAAACGCTATGAACAACTGCTATGGTATGCCAAAAAACTAGAACCTATGCCAGAAGAAGGAAAAACCCCCGAAAATAAAGTTCACGGCTGTGTGTCCCAAGTTTATATCACGGCTGATCTTAAAGAAGGTAAAGTCTGGTATCAAGGAGACTCCGATGCTCAATTAGTTAAAGGATTGGTTGCTTTTTTGGTAGAAGGACTCAACGGATTAACCCCTCAAGAAATTATTGATATTACCCCTGATTTTATCGAAGAAACCGGCTTAAAAATGAGTTTGACTCCCTCTCGTGCCAACGGCTTTTATAATATTTTTCAAATGATGAAGAAAAAAGCTCTTGGATTTCAGTTAGGAATGTCGGCCTGA
- a CDS encoding S8 family serine peptidase, with protein MRQKTGWLVCGLVVSGLIAPALALSDSVGEEGIYAERLHQPPYNLTGRKIAIGQVEIGRPGKFGFDKAVAWNPAMSLAGIFYQDSPAKSNTYVDNHAAMVAAVMVSQDKKLPGVAPGANLYSGAVGSLRRGGQPEECLSTQHIALQNGGDVRAINFSFGESLQRDPRIDAKLDGNALLTQCIDWSARVHDVLYVIAGNQGKGGIPIPTDQYNGITTAYTAKREGKFIKVDFANISALPQGTGRRLIKREINVGQRRAVSLLAPGNKITLYDLKGQEVEVSGTSFAAPHITGSVALLQEFGDRQIRQKRTNWSLDSRRHEVMRVVLLNSADKIKDLGNGLWLGMKRTTVDKHNRTWLDSDAYQNPKIPLDIQMGTGHLNAFRAYQQFDGGQWNPDQPVSSIGWDYRTVSVGSYKDYILEQPLKANSYVSITLAWDRLVELNDKNQNQQYDLAENFTDRGLNNLDVYLMPANGSDNNISTCASTSDVDSIEHIFCPIPIGGRYKIRVQYRQQVNEKIQPYALAWWTVPNN; from the coding sequence ATGAGGCAAAAAACAGGATGGCTGGTTTGTGGTTTAGTCGTTTCAGGATTAATCGCGCCGGCTTTAGCTTTATCTGATTCAGTGGGAGAAGAAGGGATTTATGCCGAGCGCTTACACCAACCTCCTTATAATTTAACAGGTCGCAAAATAGCCATCGGACAAGTCGAAATTGGCAGACCCGGCAAATTTGGCTTTGATAAAGCGGTAGCTTGGAATCCGGCCATGTCTTTAGCAGGAATTTTTTATCAGGATAGTCCAGCTAAATCTAATACCTATGTTGATAATCATGCAGCTATGGTGGCGGCGGTTATGGTCAGTCAGGATAAAAAACTCCCCGGTGTCGCCCCAGGTGCTAATCTTTATTCAGGCGCGGTTGGCTCTCTTAGACGGGGTGGACAACCTGAAGAATGTCTCAGCACTCAACACATCGCTTTACAAAATGGGGGAGATGTTCGCGCGATTAATTTTAGTTTTGGCGAGTCTTTACAGCGAGACCCTCGCATAGATGCTAAACTTGACGGTAATGCTCTGTTAACTCAATGTATTGATTGGTCGGCTCGGGTTCATGATGTTCTCTATGTGATCGCCGGCAATCAAGGGAAAGGCGGTATTCCTATTCCTACAGATCAGTATAATGGAATTACCACGGCCTACACCGCTAAACGAGAAGGAAAATTTATTAAAGTCGATTTTGCTAATATCAGCGCTTTACCCCAAGGAACAGGACGACGACTGATTAAACGAGAAATTAATGTCGGTCAGCGCAGGGCAGTCAGTTTACTTGCTCCTGGCAATAAAATTACTCTTTATGACTTAAAAGGTCAAGAAGTTGAAGTGAGCGGAACGAGTTTTGCTGCTCCCCATATTACCGGCTCTGTCGCTCTCTTGCAAGAATTCGGAGATCGTCAAATCAGACAAAAACGGACTAACTGGAGTTTAGATTCTCGTCGTCATGAAGTGATGAGAGTGGTCTTACTCAACTCCGCCGATAAAATTAAAGATCTCGGTAACGGATTATGGTTAGGCATGAAACGAACCACTGTAGATAAACATAATCGGACTTGGTTAGATTCCGATGCTTATCAAAATCCCAAAATTCCTCTAGATATCCAAATGGGAACGGGACACCTTAATGCGTTTCGTGCCTATCAACAATTTGATGGGGGACAATGGAATCCAGATCAACCGGTATCCTCTATAGGATGGGATTACCGCACTGTTTCTGTAGGAAGTTATAAAGATTATATTCTTGAGCAACCTTTAAAAGCAAATAGTTATGTTTCTATTACTTTAGCTTGGGATCGATTGGTAGAACTTAATGATAAAAATCAAAATCAACAGTATGATCTCGCTGAAAATTTTACCGATCGCGGCTTAAATAATTTAGATGTTTATCTCATGCCAGCCAATGGAAGTGATAATAACATAAGTACCTGTGCTTCTACTAGCGATGTAGATAGTATAGAACATATTTTTTGTCCTATTCCTATAGGTGGACGTTATAAAATTCGCGTTCAATATCGTCAACAAGTCAACGAAAAAATACAGCCCTATGCTTTAGCTTGGTGGACTGTACCTAATAATTGA
- the petC gene encoding cytochrome b6-f complex iron-sulfur subunit, with protein sequence MTQISGSSDVPDMGRRQFMNLLTFGTITGIAAGALYPVVKYFIPPSSGGTGGGLTAKDALGNDILVSDFLATHNAGDRTLAQGLKGDPTYIVVTEEKTIASYGLNAVCTHLGCVVPWNASEDKFICPCHGSQYNSEGKVVRGPAPLSLALVHADVTEDDTVVFTPWTETDFRTNEDPWWA encoded by the coding sequence ATGACACAAATTTCCGGCTCATCCGATGTCCCAGATATGGGTCGTCGCCAATTCATGAATCTTCTGACCTTCGGAACAATTACAGGAATCGCTGCTGGTGCGCTTTATCCTGTGGTCAAATATTTTATCCCTCCTTCTAGTGGGGGAACAGGTGGCGGTTTAACCGCTAAAGACGCTCTGGGGAATGACATCCTCGTGAGCGACTTTCTGGCTACTCATAATGCAGGCGATCGCACTTTGGCTCAAGGACTCAAAGGCGATCCGACTTATATTGTAGTGACAGAAGAGAAAACCATTGCCAGCTATGGACTGAACGCGGTTTGTACTCACCTCGGCTGTGTTGTCCCCTGGAATGCCAGCGAAGATAAATTTATCTGTCCTTGTCACGGATCTCAGTACAATTCAGAGGGGAAAGTGGTTCGCGGGCCTGCGCCGTTATCTTTGGCTTTGGTTCATGCGGATGTCACCGAAGACGATACAGTCGTCTTTACCCCTTGGACAGAAACCGATTTCCGTACCAATGAAGACCCCTGGTGGGCTTAA
- a CDS encoding magnesium transporter, translated as MVISVGSRLIIITILSTIAGSALPFLFKALKFDPALMSAPFITTAVDVLGVAIYLYIARLILQI; from the coding sequence GTGGTGATCTCAGTGGGAAGCCGTTTAATTATTATCACTATTTTATCCACTATTGCTGGTTCTGCTTTACCTTTTCTGTTTAAAGCATTAAAGTTTGATCCTGCTTTAATGTCGGCTCCGTTTATTACTACTGCTGTTGATGTTTTAGGAGTAGCGATTTATCTTTATATCGCCCGATTGATTTTACAAATATAG
- a CDS encoding Arm DNA-binding domain-containing protein, whose amino-acid sequence MQTPTGKKASKGTVSIEEFQGRLRLRWRFEGKRYVLSIGLPDSKVNRKVAQQKATVIELDIASGNFDATLKKYKPHIQTTSQLTVVTLFEKFIESKAKALLPTSLDKYRATLGYLKLVFPNQLASAISVKDAEKFIEWINNRGVSPIVCRERLILIRAAWKWGIKQQFLEINPWIEMVSRVRVPPKQRPKPFSSEEIKAIDLLQKFFVI is encoded by the coding sequence ATGCAAACTCCAACTGGGAAAAAAGCCTCCAAAGGAACTGTCTCTATAGAAGAATTCCAGGGTCGGTTACGTCTAAGATGGCGCTTTGAAGGCAAACGTTACGTTCTCTCCATCGGATTGCCTGATTCTAAAGTCAACCGTAAAGTCGCACAACAAAAAGCAACGGTGATCGAACTCGATATAGCTTCTGGTAACTTTGACGCGACTTTGAAAAAGTATAAACCTCATATTCAAACCACTAGCCAACTTACGGTAGTCACACTCTTTGAAAAATTTATAGAGAGTAAAGCTAAGGCATTACTTCCGACAAGCCTGGACAAATATCGAGCTACCCTTGGATACTTAAAATTAGTATTTCCAAACCAACTCGCCTCTGCAATCTCCGTAAAAGATGCCGAGAAATTTATTGAATGGATAAATAACCGAGGTGTTTCGCCTATTGTCTGTCGAGAACGTCTTATTTTAATTCGGGCTGCTTGGAAATGGGGAATAAAGCAGCAGTTTTTGGAGATTAATCCCTGGATAGAAATGGTTTCTAGAGTTCGAGTACCTCCTAAACAAAGACCTAAGCCCTTTTCCAGTGAGGAAATAAAAGCAATAGACCTCTTGCAAAAGTTTTTCGTGATATAA